A genomic region of Pseudomonas sp. KU43P contains the following coding sequences:
- a CDS encoding efflux RND transporter permease subunit: MKGSFNLSEWALRHQSFVWYLMFVGLLMGIFSYFNLGREEDPSFTIKTMVIQTRWPGATQDETLYQVTDRIEKKLEELDSLDYTKSYTRPGESTVYVYLRDTTKAADIPQIWYQVRKKIQDIRGQFPQGIQGPAFNDEFGDVYGSIYAFTADGLTLRQLRDYVEQARAEVREVPNIGKIELVGTQDEVLYLKFSTRKLAALGIDQRQVMQALQQQNAVTPAGVIEAGPERISVRTTGQFASEKDLQTVNLRINDRFFRLSDIADIERGYVDPPSPMFRYNGQTAIGLAIGMKAGGNIQVFGAALKKKMDSVVNDLPVGIGVHTVSDQAVVVKEAVGGFTSALFEAVVIVLAVSFVSLGVRAGLVVACSIPLVLAMVFVFMEYSGITMQRISLGALIIALGLLVDDAMITVEVMVTRLEMGESKEQAATFAYTSTAFPMLTGTLVTVAGFVPIGLNASSAGEYTYTLFAVIAVALIVSWVVAVFFAPVLGVHILKADKLKAHEAEPGRVGRAFEGGLLWCMRNRWLTIIGTVVLFVLSLVCMRFVQNQFFPSSDRPEILVDLNLPQNASIEETRKVVDRLEARIKDDPDLVRWSTYIGQGAIRFYLPLDQQLQNPYYAQLVIVSKGFKERTGMIKRLQKLLHEEFVGVGTNVQSLEMGPPVGRPIQYRVSGKDIDQVRKHAIDLATLLNSDEHIGEMIYDWNEPGKVLRIEIAQDKARQLGLSSEDVANVMNSIVSGAPVTEVNDNIYLVDVVARAVDSERGSPDTLQNLQIVTPSGTSIPLLAFATVRYELEQPLVWRRDRKPTITIKASVNGDIQPTDLVALLKPKIDEFASKLPVGYEVETGGTVEESAKAQGPIRKVIPLMLFLMATFLMIQLHSMQKLFLVVSVAPLGLIGVVLALVPTGTPMGFVAILGILALAGIIIRNSVILVTQIDEFEAQGYSPWDAVLEATNHRRRPILLTAAAASLGMIPIAREVFWGPMAYAMIGGIISATLLTLLFLPALYVAWYKIREPNKAE; encoded by the coding sequence ATGAAAGGAAGCTTCAACCTCTCCGAATGGGCACTGCGCCATCAGTCTTTCGTGTGGTACCTGATGTTCGTTGGCCTGCTGATGGGCATTTTTTCCTACTTCAACCTGGGGCGGGAGGAGGACCCGTCGTTCACCATCAAGACCATGGTGATCCAGACCCGCTGGCCAGGCGCGACCCAGGACGAAACGCTTTACCAGGTCACCGATCGCATCGAGAAGAAGCTTGAGGAGCTCGACTCGCTCGATTACACCAAAAGCTACACGCGCCCCGGCGAATCCACGGTCTATGTCTACCTGCGAGACACCACCAAGGCGGCCGACATCCCGCAAATCTGGTACCAGGTGCGCAAGAAGATCCAGGATATCCGTGGCCAGTTCCCGCAAGGCATACAGGGGCCGGCGTTCAACGACGAGTTCGGCGACGTGTACGGCTCGATCTACGCGTTCACTGCCGACGGATTGACCCTGCGTCAATTGCGCGACTACGTGGAACAGGCCCGCGCCGAAGTGCGGGAGGTGCCCAACATCGGCAAGATCGAGCTGGTCGGTACCCAGGACGAAGTGCTCTACCTGAAGTTTTCCACCCGCAAGCTGGCGGCCCTGGGCATCGATCAGCGCCAGGTCATGCAGGCCCTGCAACAGCAAAACGCAGTAACCCCTGCCGGGGTGATCGAGGCAGGTCCCGAACGCATCTCGGTGCGCACCACCGGGCAGTTCGCCTCGGAGAAAGACCTGCAGACGGTCAACCTGCGCATCAACGACCGCTTCTTCCGCCTCAGCGATATCGCCGATATCGAGCGCGGCTACGTCGATCCGCCTTCGCCGATGTTCCGCTACAACGGCCAGACCGCCATCGGCCTGGCGATCGGCATGAAGGCGGGCGGCAATATCCAGGTGTTCGGCGCGGCGCTGAAGAAGAAGATGGACAGCGTCGTCAACGACTTGCCGGTGGGCATTGGCGTGCACACCGTGTCGGACCAGGCGGTGGTGGTGAAAGAGGCTGTTGGCGGCTTCACCAGTGCGCTGTTCGAAGCGGTGGTCATCGTGCTGGCGGTGAGCTTCGTCAGCCTGGGCGTTCGCGCCGGGCTGGTGGTGGCCTGTTCGATCCCGCTGGTGCTGGCCATGGTCTTCGTGTTCATGGAATACAGCGGCATCACCATGCAGCGGATTTCGCTGGGTGCGCTGATCATCGCTCTGGGCCTGCTGGTGGACGATGCGATGATCACCGTGGAGGTGATGGTCACACGCCTGGAAATGGGCGAGAGCAAGGAACAGGCGGCCACTTTTGCCTACACCTCCACGGCCTTCCCCATGCTTACCGGTACTTTGGTGACCGTGGCCGGCTTCGTGCCGATCGGCCTCAACGCCAGTTCGGCCGGTGAATACACCTACACCCTGTTCGCGGTGATCGCCGTGGCGCTGATCGTGTCCTGGGTGGTCGCGGTGTTCTTCGCTCCGGTGCTGGGCGTGCACATTCTCAAGGCCGACAAGCTCAAGGCCCACGAGGCCGAGCCGGGCCGGGTAGGGCGGGCGTTCGAGGGCGGGCTGTTGTGGTGCATGCGCAACCGCTGGCTCACCATCATCGGCACCGTGGTGCTGTTCGTGCTCTCGCTGGTGTGCATGCGCTTTGTGCAGAACCAGTTCTTCCCGTCTTCGGACCGACCGGAAATTCTCGTCGACCTCAACTTGCCGCAGAACGCCTCGATCGAGGAGACGCGCAAGGTGGTCGACCGCCTGGAGGCGCGGATCAAGGACGACCCGGACCTGGTGCGCTGGAGTACCTACATCGGCCAGGGCGCCATTCGCTTCTACCTGCCACTGGACCAGCAACTGCAGAATCCCTACTACGCGCAGTTGGTAATCGTCAGCAAGGGCTTCAAGGAGCGCACGGGCATGATAAAGCGCCTGCAGAAGCTGCTGCATGAGGAGTTCGTTGGCGTCGGCACCAACGTCCAGTCGCTGGAAATGGGTCCGCCGGTAGGGCGGCCGATCCAGTACCGGGTCAGTGGCAAGGACATCGACCAGGTGCGCAAGCATGCCATCGACCTGGCCACCCTGCTCAACAGCGACGAGCACATCGGCGAGATGATCTACGACTGGAACGAGCCCGGTAAGGTGCTGCGGATCGAGATCGCCCAGGACAAGGCGCGCCAGCTGGGGCTGTCGTCCGAAGACGTGGCCAACGTGATGAACAGCATCGTCAGCGGCGCACCGGTGACCGAGGTCAACGACAATATCTACCTGGTGGATGTGGTCGCCCGTGCCGTGGACAGCGAGCGGGGTTCGCCCGACACCCTGCAGAACCTGCAGATCGTCACCCCGAGCGGCACCTCGATACCGCTGCTGGCCTTCGCCACCGTGCGCTACGAGCTTGAACAGCCGCTGGTATGGCGCCGTGATCGCAAGCCGACCATCACCATCAAGGCGTCGGTCAACGGTGACATTCAGCCGACCGACCTGGTGGCCCTGCTCAAACCGAAGATCGACGAGTTCGCCAGCAAGCTGCCGGTGGGTTACGAGGTGGAAACCGGCGGTACAGTGGAGGAGAGTGCCAAGGCCCAGGGCCCGATCCGCAAGGTCATTCCGCTGATGCTGTTCCTCATGGCGACCTTCCTGATGATCCAGCTGCACAGCATGCAGAAGCTGTTCCTGGTGGTCAGCGTGGCCCCCCTGGGGCTGATCGGCGTGGTACTGGCGCTGGTGCCCACGGGGACGCCGATGGGCTTTGTGGCGATCCTGGGGATTCTTGCCCTGGCGGGCATCATCATCCGCAACTCGGTGATCCTGGTGACCCAGATCGACGAGTTCGAGGCCCAGGGGTATTCGCCCTGGGATGCGGTGCTGGAAGCCACCAACCATCGCCGCCGGCCGATCTTGCTGACGGCAGCGGCAGCCAGCCTGGGCATGATCCCGATTGCCCGCGAAGTGTTCTGGGGGCCGATGGCCTATGCCATGATCGGCGGCATCATCAGTGCAACGCTGCTGACGCTGTTGTTCCTGCCGGCGCTGTATGTGGCCTGGTACAAGATCCGCGAGCCGAACAAGGCCGAGTGA
- a CDS encoding ABC transporter permease subunit: MKRFGFSKLMLVLGLLFIYLPMLILVIYSFNASKLVTVWGGWSVKWYVGLLDNTQLMGSVMRSLEIACYTAVAAVALGTLAAFVLTRVTRFKGRTLFGGLVTAPLVMPEVITGLSLLLLFVAMAQMIGWPQERGIVTIWIAHTTFCAAYVAVVVSARLRELDLSIEEAAMDLGAKPWKVFFLITIPMIAPSLAAGGMMSFALSLDDLVLASFVSGPGSTTLPMEVFSAVRLGVKPEINAVASLILLSVSLVTFFVWYFSRQAEERRRKAIQQAIEEGAAANVSQPQVKRPTPAAASV, translated from the coding sequence ATGAAGCGCTTCGGTTTCTCAAAGCTGATGCTGGTGCTCGGCTTGCTGTTCATCTACCTGCCGATGTTGATCCTGGTGATCTACTCGTTCAACGCCTCCAAGTTGGTGACGGTGTGGGGCGGCTGGTCGGTGAAGTGGTACGTCGGCCTGCTCGACAACACCCAGCTGATGGGTTCGGTGATGCGCTCGCTGGAAATCGCCTGCTACACGGCGGTGGCTGCAGTCGCATTGGGCACCCTGGCGGCCTTCGTGCTGACCCGGGTCACCCGCTTCAAGGGCCGCACGCTGTTCGGTGGCCTGGTCACCGCGCCGCTGGTAATGCCCGAGGTGATTACCGGCCTGTCGCTGTTGCTGCTGTTCGTGGCCATGGCGCAGATGATCGGCTGGCCGCAGGAGCGTGGCATCGTCACTATCTGGATCGCCCACACCACGTTCTGCGCAGCCTATGTGGCGGTCGTGGTGTCGGCGCGCCTGCGTGAGCTGGACCTGTCGATCGAGGAAGCGGCGATGGACCTGGGTGCCAAACCGTGGAAAGTGTTCTTCCTGATCACCATCCCGATGATCGCGCCTTCGCTGGCGGCGGGCGGCATGATGTCGTTCGCCCTGTCGCTGGACGACCTGGTACTGGCCAGCTTCGTGTCCGGGCCGGGTTCGACTACCTTGCCGATGGAAGTGTTCTCTGCGGTGCGCCTGGGCGTGAAGCCGGAGATCAACGCGGTGGCCAGCCTGATCCTGTTGTCGGTGTCGCTGGTGACCTTCTTTGTCTGGTACTTCAGCCGCCAGGCCGAAGAACGTCGTCGCAAGGCGATCCAGCAAGCCATCGAGGAAGGTGCTGCGGCCAACGTGTCTCAGCCCCAGGTCAAGCGCCCGACGCCGGCGGCTGCGTCTGTCTGA
- the cysT gene encoding sulfate ABC transporter permease subunit CysT: MSRRISPVIPGFGLTLGYTLVYLSLIVLIPLAAMFVHAAQLTWEQFWNVISAPRVIAALQLSFGTALFAAIINGVIGTLLAWVLVRYNFPGRKVIDAMIDLPFALPTAVAGIALTALYAPSGWVGQFATDLGFKIAYTPLGITLALTFVTLPFVVRTVQPVLADIPREVEEAAACLGAKPLQVFRHVLAPALLPAWLTGFALAFARGVGEYGSVIFIAGNMPMKTEILPLLIMVKLDQYDYTGATAIGVLMLVVSFILLLLINLLQRRIETP; this comes from the coding sequence ATGTCACGTCGCATTTCCCCCGTCATACCCGGCTTCGGGCTGACGCTGGGCTACACCTTGGTGTACCTCAGCCTGATCGTGCTGATACCGCTGGCCGCCATGTTCGTGCATGCCGCGCAGCTCACCTGGGAGCAGTTCTGGAACGTCATCAGTGCCCCGCGGGTGATCGCCGCGCTGCAACTGAGTTTCGGCACCGCCCTGTTCGCCGCCATCATCAACGGTGTGATCGGCACCCTGCTGGCCTGGGTGCTGGTGCGCTACAACTTCCCCGGGCGCAAGGTCATCGATGCAATGATCGACCTGCCCTTCGCCTTGCCCACGGCCGTTGCCGGTATCGCCCTGACCGCGCTGTATGCGCCTTCGGGCTGGGTCGGCCAGTTCGCCACCGATCTGGGATTCAAGATCGCCTACACGCCCCTGGGCATCACCCTGGCGCTGACCTTCGTCACCTTGCCGTTCGTGGTGCGCACGGTGCAGCCGGTGCTTGCCGACATCCCGCGTGAGGTCGAAGAAGCCGCCGCTTGCCTGGGCGCGAAACCCCTGCAGGTGTTCCGCCACGTGCTGGCGCCGGCCCTGCTGCCGGCCTGGCTTACCGGCTTCGCCCTGGCGTTCGCCCGTGGCGTGGGGGAGTATGGTTCGGTGATCTTCATTGCCGGCAACATGCCGATGAAGACCGAGATCCTGCCGCTGCTGATCATGGTCAAGCTGGATCAGTACGACTACACCGGCGCCACCGCCATCGGCGTGTTGATGCTGGTGGTTTCCTTCATCCTGCTGCTGCTGATCAACCTGCTGCAGCGCCGTATCGAAACCCCTTGA
- a CDS encoding ABC transporter permease subunit, with amino-acid sequence MKLRKLKRAFQRLTPEGRHLVIGVPFIWLFLFFMLPFFIVLKISFAEADVAIPPYTEIYSYVEDKVQLVLNLANYGLLTEDELYISAYLGSLKMAFFSTLLCLLIGYPMAYAIANAKKETQTVLLLLIMMPTWTAILIRVYAWMGILSNNGLLNAFLMWIGLIDQPLQILNTNLAVYIGVVYSYLPFMILPLFANLVKHDQSLLEAASDLGSSTFNSFWKITVPLSKNGIIAGCMLVFIPVVGEFVIPELLGGPETLMIGKVLWQEFFNNRDWPVASALAVVMLAILIVPILLFNRSQAKEMEGRA; translated from the coding sequence ATGAAACTTCGCAAGCTCAAGCGAGCATTCCAGCGTCTTACCCCGGAGGGGCGGCACTTGGTGATCGGCGTGCCGTTCATCTGGCTGTTCCTGTTCTTCATGCTGCCATTCTTCATCGTATTGAAGATCAGCTTTGCCGAAGCCGACGTGGCGATCCCGCCGTATACCGAGATCTACAGCTACGTCGAGGACAAGGTCCAGCTGGTGCTGAACCTGGCCAACTACGGGCTGTTGACCGAGGATGAGCTGTACATCTCGGCCTATCTGGGTTCGCTGAAGATGGCCTTCTTCAGCACCCTGCTGTGCCTGCTGATCGGCTACCCGATGGCGTACGCCATTGCCAACGCCAAGAAGGAAACCCAGACGGTCCTGCTGCTGCTGATCATGATGCCGACCTGGACCGCGATCCTGATCCGCGTCTACGCATGGATGGGCATTCTCAGCAACAACGGCCTGCTCAACGCCTTCCTGATGTGGATCGGCCTGATCGACCAGCCGCTGCAGATCCTCAACACCAACCTGGCGGTGTACATCGGTGTGGTCTATTCGTACCTGCCGTTCATGATCCTGCCGCTGTTCGCCAACTTGGTGAAGCACGACCAGAGCTTGCTCGAAGCGGCCTCGGACCTGGGTTCGAGCACCTTCAACAGCTTCTGGAAGATCACCGTGCCGCTGTCGAAGAATGGCATCATCGCCGGCTGCATGCTGGTGTTCATCCCGGTGGTGGGCGAGTTCGTGATTCCTGAACTGCTCGGCGGCCCGGAAACCCTGATGATCGGCAAGGTGCTGTGGCAAGAGTTCTTCAACAACCGTGACTGGCCGGTGGCTTCCGCCCTGGCAGTGGTGATGCTGGCAATCCTGATCGTGCCGATCCTGCTGTTCAACCGCAGCCAGGCTAAAGAAATGGAGGGCAGAGCATGA
- a CDS encoding efflux RND transporter periplasmic adaptor subunit, protein MRVTRPLLLAGMGLLYLLTGCSKEQPPEPKPRVGVLQVQPTDFAARVTLTGDVQARVQTDLSFRVGGKIISRSVDVGDHVKANQVLARLDPKDLQNNVDSAKAEVFAAQARVTQTSAAFVRQQKLLPKGYTSQSEYDSAGASLRSNQSALKAAQAQLANANEQLSYTALVSEADGVITERQAEVGQVVQATMPIFTLARDGDRDAVFNVYESLLVAPPSEAGVIVSLLDNPKVQAQGFVREITPTVSAQSGTVQVKVALRNVPQAMQLGSPVTATANAQGRPSIELPWAALTKAVHEPAVWVVGEGDKVELRKVQVTRYLTGKVVIAQGVKDGETVVVSGGQLLHPGMEVEKVDAKDGGAAP, encoded by the coding sequence ATGAGGGTGACGCGTCCACTGTTACTAGCAGGCATGGGTCTGCTGTACCTGCTGACCGGCTGTAGCAAGGAGCAACCCCCGGAACCGAAGCCCCGGGTCGGGGTGCTGCAGGTTCAGCCCACCGACTTCGCGGCCCGGGTCACCCTTACCGGGGATGTTCAGGCACGGGTACAGACCGACTTGTCGTTCCGTGTGGGCGGCAAGATCATTTCACGCAGCGTCGATGTGGGCGATCACGTCAAGGCCAACCAGGTGCTGGCGCGGCTCGATCCCAAGGACCTGCAAAACAACGTCGACTCGGCCAAGGCCGAAGTGTTCGCCGCCCAGGCACGGGTGACGCAGACCAGTGCGGCCTTCGTGCGGCAACAGAAACTTCTGCCCAAGGGCTACACCAGCCAGAGCGAATACGACTCCGCCGGAGCATCGCTGCGCAGCAACCAGAGCGCGCTCAAGGCCGCCCAGGCGCAACTGGCCAATGCCAATGAACAACTGAGCTACACCGCCCTGGTGTCCGAAGCCGATGGCGTCATTACCGAGCGCCAGGCCGAGGTCGGCCAGGTGGTGCAGGCGACCATGCCGATCTTCACCCTGGCACGCGACGGCGACCGCGATGCGGTGTTCAATGTCTACGAATCACTGCTGGTCGCCCCGCCCAGCGAGGCAGGTGTGATCGTCAGCCTGCTGGACAACCCCAAGGTCCAGGCCCAGGGCTTCGTCCGCGAAATTACCCCCACGGTGTCTGCGCAAAGCGGCACGGTGCAGGTCAAGGTGGCCTTGCGCAACGTGCCCCAGGCCATGCAACTGGGTTCACCGGTGACCGCCACCGCCAATGCCCAGGGGCGCCCGAGCATCGAGCTGCCCTGGGCGGCACTGACCAAGGCTGTGCATGAGCCCGCCGTATGGGTGGTGGGCGAGGGCGACAAGGTCGAATTGCGCAAGGTCCAGGTCACCCGTTACCTCACCGGCAAGGTTGTAATCGCCCAAGGCGTCAAAGACGGCGAAACCGTCGTGGTCAGTGGCGGCCAGCTGTTGCATCCGGGCATGGAAGTGGAAAAGGTCGATGCCAAGGATGGGGGGGCTGCACCATGA
- the oscA gene encoding sulfur starvation response protein OscA, with amino-acid sequence MSASLRSIDGQDEATILREIQSALRDLRFGAVEITVHNAQVVQIERKEKFRLQQPGNKPG; translated from the coding sequence ATGAGCGCATCGCTGCGAAGCATCGACGGTCAGGACGAAGCCACCATTCTGCGTGAAATCCAGAGCGCCCTGCGCGACCTGCGTTTCGGTGCGGTGGAGATCACCGTGCACAACGCCCAGGTCGTGCAGATCGAGCGCAAGGAGAAGTTCCGCCTGCAACAGCCCGGCAACAAGCCCGGCTGA
- a CDS encoding sulfate ABC transporter substrate-binding protein codes for MSIRRYALAALASAVFAGSAIAKDYELLNVSYDPTRELYQQYNAEFIKHWQQAHPDDKVKIQQSHGGSGKQGRAVIDGLRADVVTLALAGDIDEIAKLGKTLPTDWQKRLPDASTPYTSTIVFLVRKGNPKGIKDWGDLIKKDVSVITPNPKTSGGARWNFLAAWAYGLKSGGSEDKAKAYVQELFKHVPVLDTGARGSTITFVNNGQGDVLLAWENEAFLALKEDGGADKFEIVVPSLSILAEPPVAVVDKNAEKKGNEQIAEEYLKHLYSPAGQKIAAENFYRPRDEKVAAEFGKQFPKLDLVTIDKDFGGWKTAQPKFFNDGGVFDQIYQAQ; via the coding sequence ATGTCCATCCGCCGTTATGCGCTCGCCGCCCTGGCCAGTGCCGTTTTTGCCGGTTCCGCCATCGCCAAGGACTACGAACTGCTGAATGTGTCCTACGACCCGACCCGCGAGCTGTACCAGCAGTACAACGCTGAATTCATCAAGCACTGGCAGCAGGCTCACCCGGATGACAAGGTGAAGATCCAGCAGTCCCACGGTGGCTCGGGCAAGCAAGGCCGTGCCGTGATCGACGGCCTGCGCGCCGACGTGGTGACCCTGGCCTTGGCAGGCGATATCGACGAAATCGCCAAGCTCGGCAAGACCCTGCCTACGGACTGGCAGAAGCGTCTGCCGGACGCGAGCACCCCATACACCTCGACCATCGTGTTCCTGGTGCGCAAGGGCAACCCGAAAGGCATCAAGGACTGGGGCGACCTGATCAAGAAAGACGTCTCGGTCATTACCCCGAACCCGAAAACCTCCGGCGGCGCCCGCTGGAACTTCCTGGCCGCCTGGGCTTACGGGCTGAAGTCCGGTGGCAGTGAAGACAAGGCCAAGGCCTACGTGCAGGAGCTGTTCAAGCACGTGCCGGTGCTCGATACCGGTGCCCGTGGCTCGACCATCACCTTCGTCAACAACGGCCAGGGCGACGTGCTGCTGGCTTGGGAAAACGAAGCCTTCCTGGCACTGAAGGAAGACGGCGGCGCCGACAAGTTCGAAATCGTAGTGCCTTCGCTGTCGATCCTGGCAGAGCCACCGGTGGCCGTGGTCGACAAGAACGCCGAGAAGAAGGGCAACGAGCAGATCGCCGAGGAATACCTCAAGCACCTGTATAGCCCGGCTGGCCAGAAGATCGCTGCCGAGAACTTCTACCGCCCGCGTGACGAGAAAGTCGCTGCCGAATTCGGCAAGCAATTCCCGAAACTGGACCTGGTCACCATCGACAAGGACTTCGGTGGCTGGAAGACTGCACAGCCGAAGTTCTTCAATGATGGCGGTGTGTTCGACCAGATTTATCAGGCCCAGTAA
- the potA gene encoding polyamine ABC transporter ATP-binding protein, with amino-acid sequence MAVASGAYKKALEGGQQPKQVLVKIDRVTKKFDETVAVDDVSLEIRKGEIFALLGGSGSGKSTLLRMLAGFERPTEGRIFLDGVDITDMPPYERPINMMFQSYALFPHMTVAQNIAFGLQQDRMPKAEIDARVAEMLKLVHMTQYAKRKPHQLSGGQRQRVALARSLAKRPKLLLLDEPMGALDKKLRSQMQLELVEIIERVGVTCVMVTHDQEEAMTMAQRIAIMHLGWIAQIGSPVDIYETPTSRLVCEFIGNVNLFEGEVVDDAEGHAIIASPELERKIYVGHGITTSVEDKHITYALRPEKLLVTTKQPEFEHNWSRGKVHDIAYLGGHSVFYVELPSGKVVQSFVANAERQGTRPTWGDEVYVWWEDDSGVVLRS; translated from the coding sequence ATGGCAGTTGCCTCCGGTGCCTATAAGAAAGCCCTCGAGGGTGGCCAGCAACCCAAGCAGGTGCTGGTCAAGATCGACCGGGTCACAAAAAAATTCGACGAAACGGTAGCCGTGGACGATGTGTCCCTGGAAATCCGCAAAGGCGAGATCTTCGCCCTGCTGGGTGGCTCCGGTTCTGGCAAATCGACCTTGCTGCGTATGCTGGCTGGCTTCGAGCGTCCGACCGAAGGGCGGATTTTCCTCGATGGCGTCGACATCACCGACATGCCGCCCTACGAGCGGCCGATCAACATGATGTTCCAGTCCTACGCCCTGTTCCCGCACATGACCGTGGCGCAGAACATTGCCTTCGGCCTGCAGCAGGACCGTATGCCCAAGGCCGAGATCGACGCCCGTGTGGCCGAGATGCTCAAGCTGGTGCACATGACCCAGTACGCCAAGCGCAAGCCGCATCAGCTCTCCGGTGGCCAGCGCCAGCGCGTAGCCCTGGCCCGCTCACTGGCCAAGCGCCCGAAACTGCTGCTGCTCGACGAGCCCATGGGTGCGCTGGACAAGAAGCTGCGTTCGCAGATGCAGCTGGAGCTGGTGGAGATCATCGAGCGCGTGGGTGTGACCTGCGTGATGGTGACCCACGACCAGGAAGAGGCCATGACCATGGCCCAGCGCATCGCCATCATGCACCTGGGCTGGATCGCCCAGATCGGCTCGCCGGTGGACATTTACGAGACCCCCACCAGCCGCCTGGTGTGCGAGTTCATCGGCAACGTCAACCTGTTCGAGGGTGAAGTGGTCGACGACGCCGAAGGCCACGCGATCATTGCCAGCCCGGAGCTGGAGCGCAAGATCTACGTGGGGCACGGCATCACCACCTCGGTGGAAGACAAGCACATCACCTACGCCCTGCGCCCGGAAAAGCTGCTGGTGACTACCAAGCAGCCGGAGTTCGAGCACAACTGGTCGCGCGGCAAGGTCCACGACATCGCCTACCTCGGCGGCCACTCGGTGTTCTACGTCGAGCTGCCGAGCGGCAAGGTGGTGCAGTCGTTCGTCGCCAACGCCGAGCGCCAGGGCACCCGGCCAACCTGGGGCGATGAAGTGTACGTGTGGTGGGAAGACGACAGCGGCGTGGTACTGCGGTCATGA
- a CDS encoding efflux RND transporter periplasmic adaptor subunit codes for MKRMICVLATGLLLTACSQEEAPPEAVRPVLSTLVEAQAQSQLGRFAGSIQARFESTLGFRVAGRIARRWLDVGAQVKPGDTLATLDPTDQQNQLRAAEGDLAKVQAQWINAQANARRQQQLYDRGVGAQAQLDIAQTDLKTTGASLEQARSAVSQARDQLDYSTLRTDHAAVITAWQAEAGQTVTAGQPVVTLARPDIKEAVIDLPIGIAEALTKNLTFTVASQLDNSINTTATLRELEPQADAATRTRRARLTLASTPSAFHLGTAISVTLTSAISPRSELPLTALLERDGKTQVWVIDPQQKTVATRDVALIERTADSIVLASGVQPGERVVTAGVNSLKPGQKVTFDEDAQ; via the coding sequence ATGAAGCGGATGATCTGTGTGCTCGCCACTGGCTTGCTGCTGACGGCCTGCAGCCAGGAAGAGGCGCCGCCCGAAGCCGTACGGCCAGTGCTTTCGACCCTGGTCGAGGCCCAGGCCCAGTCGCAGCTGGGGCGCTTCGCCGGCAGCATCCAGGCGCGTTTCGAAAGCACCCTGGGCTTTCGTGTAGCGGGGCGTATCGCCCGCCGCTGGCTCGACGTGGGCGCCCAGGTCAAGCCAGGCGACACCCTGGCCACGCTCGACCCGACCGACCAACAGAACCAGCTACGTGCCGCCGAGGGCGACCTGGCCAAGGTCCAGGCGCAGTGGATCAACGCCCAGGCCAATGCCCGCCGCCAGCAGCAGCTCTATGACCGTGGCGTGGGTGCCCAGGCACAGTTGGACATCGCCCAGACTGACCTCAAAACCACCGGCGCGAGCCTGGAGCAGGCGCGTTCGGCGGTAAGCCAGGCCCGCGACCAGCTCGACTACAGCACCTTGCGCACCGACCATGCGGCGGTCATCACCGCCTGGCAGGCAGAAGCCGGGCAGACGGTCACGGCAGGCCAGCCGGTAGTAACCCTGGCCCGTCCTGATATCAAGGAAGCGGTCATCGATCTGCCGATCGGCATCGCCGAAGCCTTGACCAAAAACCTCACCTTCACCGTCGCCTCGCAGCTCGACAACAGCATCAACACCACCGCCACCCTGCGTGAGCTGGAGCCCCAGGCCGACGCCGCCACCCGTACCCGACGCGCCCGCCTGACCCTGGCCAGCACCCCCAGTGCCTTCCACCTGGGGACCGCGATCAGCGTCACCCTGACTTCGGCCATTTCCCCGCGTAGCGAGCTGCCCTTGACTGCACTGTTGGAACGCGACGGCAAGACGCAGGTGTGGGTGATCGACCCGCAGCAAAAAACGGTTGCCACCCGCGACGTGGCATTGATCGAGCGTACGGCCGACAGCATCGTGCTGGCGTCCGGCGTACAACCCGGCGAGCGTGTGGTCACTGCTGGCGTCAACAGCCTCAAGCCCGGCCAGAAGGTCACATTCGACGAGGATGCACAATGA